A segment of the bacterium genome:
CGCCTGGCTGATCACCTGGTTGTCGCGCTTGATGATGCCTTCGAAGAACTTGGCGATGCCCTTGCGCATCGGCTCGGAGATTCGGGCCACCGCGCCGAAATCCATCATGATGATCTTGGGCACCAGCCGCTTCTCACGAAAAACCCGCGGGGCCTCGCCCTCGTTTTCGGCCTCGACTTGGACCTCGACCTCTTCCTCCGCCGCCTGGACCAGGAAATTTCCGGGATGGGGGTCGGCGTGATAGACGCCGTCGAGAAAGATCTGCTTGCAGTAGGCGTGGATCAGCTTGGTCGCGACGTCGCGGGGCTCGAGGCCGAGCTCGCGCAGCGCCTTGACGTTGCGGATCTTCACCCCCTCCATGAATTCCAGAGTCAGGACCCGCGAGGTCGAGAGCCCCCAATGGACCTTGGGGAAGAGCAGGTCCTTCTCGGCGGCGAAATTCTGGGCCAGCAGCTCGAGGTTCCCGCCTTCCTTCTTGAAGTCGAGCTCGTCCAGGACCACCTCGCGGATCTCGGCGTAGGTCTTCTTCAACCCATACTGCGGGAAGATCAGATGGAGCAGGGAGAAGATCCGTTTCAGCGCCTTGAGGTCGATGCGGACCGTTTCCTCGATGTCGGGGTACTGCACCTTGACCGCCAGCTTGCGGCCCTCGGCGCTCCAGGCGGCATGGACCTGGCCGAGCGAGGCGCTGGCGATGGCTTGGCGTTCGAAGCGGGCGAAGAAGGCCTCCGGCGGCTTGCCGAACTCTTCGCGAAAGCGGCGTTCGATTTCGGAGTAGGGCGCCGGCGGCACCGAGTCTTGGAGGCCCTCCAACTCCTCGGTATAGGCCTTGGGCAGAAAATGGGTCATGATGCTGATCATCTGCCCGACTTTGATAAAGAGGCCTTTCCACTCCAAGATGCTGGCCTTGATCTGGCGGGCACTCTTGAGGTGGGTTGCTTGCCAGCGCGATTCCAGCCGGGTTTCGCCGAAGACCTTGCTCAGCAAGACCAGGCTCAGGTAACGGGTCAGCACCGTGAGGGTCAGCCAGTAGACCTTAAGGAATCGGATGCGGCTGGGTTTTGCCGAGGCCATGTCCATGATGCTCCGCGCCGGACATTACCCAAGCGCTAGGAGCCCGGCAAGCGGATGTGCTAGGGTTTTTCTTATGCTGATCCATGTGAACGCCATCCCCGAGGAGGGGCAAATCCTGGAGCTGAATCGCGAGGCCGGCTGGTTTCCGGGACTGATCCGCCGGAAGTTCCCCGATTTGAACCCCGAAGCCGAATCGGCCGAGGGCGAAATCGAGATCCACAAGACCATGCAGAACATCTCGCTGGCCGGCGGCCTCCGCCTTCGCTTGAAGCCGGTCTGCGCCCGCTGCGGCCAAGCCTTCGAAGCCGACTTGGAAATCCCGATCCAGCGCCACTTGGTCCCCTATTTCGCCGGTCCCCGCGAGGAGCTGCTCAGCGAGGAGGAGGAGATCGAGCTCAGCGCCGAGGACCTCGATTTCAGCTTTTACCACGGCGAGGAGATCGACCTGGGCGAGATATTGGGCGAGGAGATCACCCTAGCCCTGCCGATGCGCTTTCTCTGCCGCGAGGATTGCAGGGGGCTTTGCCCGCGCTGCGGCCAGAACCTCAATCAAGGCGACTGCTCTTGCGACCAGCGGGACGAGTTTTCCCCCTTTTCGGCCCTCAAGGACTTGAAATTGAAATCCTAAAAAACACTTGGAATCCGGGCCTTTCTTCGTTAAACCGGCGCCGTGCACTCAAGGGGCGAGATCCATCTCAACACCGGAGAGAGACTATGAAATTGACGTTGAAAACGCTGGTGGCTGCCCT
Coding sequences within it:
- a CDS encoding AarF/UbiB family protein, translating into MASAKPSRIRFLKVYWLTLTVLTRYLSLVLLSKVFGETRLESRWQATHLKSARQIKASILEWKGLFIKVGQMISIMTHFLPKAYTEELEGLQDSVPPAPYSEIERRFREEFGKPPEAFFARFERQAIASASLGQVHAAWSAEGRKLAVKVQYPDIEETVRIDLKALKRIFSLLHLIFPQYGLKKTYAEIREVVLDELDFKKEGGNLELLAQNFAAEKDLLFPKVHWGLSTSRVLTLEFMEGVKIRNVKALRELGLEPRDVATKLIHAYCKQIFLDGVYHADPHPGNFLVQAAEEEVEVQVEAENEGEAPRVFREKRLVPKIIMMDFGAVARISEPMRKGIAKFFEGIIKRDNQVISQAMKDMGFIAKTQDEAVFDKIVEFFYERLKDLDLEEIKSLQFSKFQRLEDVLEFRKLDISLKDLFNTFNVPKDWALLERSLILLVGLTTHLDSDLNPVSIIIPYAEKFVLGKDRTFADLVLDVVKEVLLGYLKLPTELERTLRLLNKGELAVVSKTASRDALGLRSALHRLSYIFLALGGLNLGYLLQKQGISHYEWAYYGAGFFGFLCAVNLIRGK
- a CDS encoding DUF177 domain-containing protein; the encoded protein is MLIHVNAIPEEGQILELNREAGWFPGLIRRKFPDLNPEAESAEGEIEIHKTMQNISLAGGLRLRLKPVCARCGQAFEADLEIPIQRHLVPYFAGPREELLSEEEEIELSAEDLDFSFYHGEEIDLGEILGEEITLALPMRFLCREDCRGLCPRCGQNLNQGDCSCDQRDEFSPFSALKDLKLKS